One window from the genome of Bicyclus anynana chromosome 25, ilBicAnyn1.1, whole genome shotgun sequence encodes:
- the LOC128199497 gene encoding putative metabolite transport protein YwtG, translated as MVGFFFIPNIMQMYGRKIVFMGINFLAALGFLIFALSENVPCLFVARVVQGIPMCGVFITTMLVGEYTDSKRRGSFTTVKKSCAAIGSMISHSLALRWSWKYVAAFSVIPNTLALILAFLWPESPSFLALTGKYDECEKSHTWLFGDSLKSKNDLEQLVATQMERKRLAVTKTNYKSVTRKLFKKDFIKPFVIVSLITMLIDASGRYYIFAYVVQILIEVTNDTSIAAYCAIGSDLLTFVALLMSSFVIRFVKRRTLLFVTGAICASLMLLTSLITFVKSHYGIGGSIHGWLTPSVILLNVFIVNVGVVPAGFAIMCEIFPLEHKGTGVCASGIVFTVLYTLFMKCTPVLMEKTGVEGTFGIYALLVIVGLVILYFILNETKDKTLVDIEKEIHR; from the coding sequence ATGGTAGGGTTCTTTTTTATACCAAATATTATGCAGATGTATGGCCGAAAAATAGTTTTCATGGGAATAAATTTCTTAGCTGCTCTCGGTTTCCTTATTTTCGCACTGTCAGAAAACGTACCATGCTTATTTGTGGCAAGGGTAGTCCAAGGAATTCCAATGTGTGGAGTATTTATTACAACAATGTTGGTGGGAGAATATACAGATTCAAAACGACGTGGATCTTTTACAACTGTGAAAAAAAGTTGCGCTGCAATCGGTTCGATGATTAGTCACTCTCTAGCTTTGCGATGGAGCTGGAAATATGTTGCCGCTTTTTCAGTAATACCAAATACACTTGCTCTGATTTTAGCATTCCTTTGGCCGGAGAGTCCATCGTTTTTAGCTTTGACTGGAAAATATGATGAATGTGAGAAATCACATACCTGGCTATTTGGAGATAGCCTAAAAAGTAAGAACGATTTGGAACAATTAGTAGCTACCCAAATGGAACGAAAAAGATTGGCTGTGACCAAAACTAATTATAAGAGTGTTACCAGAAAACtgtttaaaaaagattttattaaaccatTTGTAATTGTTTCTTTAATAACAATGTTGATCGATGCATCTGGaagatattatatatttgcTTATGTTGTACAAATTCTGATTGAAGTCACGAACGATACGTCCATTGCTGCGTATTGTGCAATAGGTTCTGATTTGTTAACTTTCGTCGCGTTGTTAATGTCTAGTTTTGTTATTAGATTTGTTAAAAGACGAACATTACTATTCGTGACTGGAGCTATTTGTGCTTCTTTGATGCTTTTAACGAGCTTAATAACATTCGTGAAATCTCATTATGGTATCGGTGGATCTATACATGGGTGGTTAACTCCttcagtaattttattaaatgtttttattgttaatgTTGGAGTTGTACCTGCAGGTTTTGCGATAATGTGTGAAATATTCCCATTAGAACATAAAGGAACGGGTGTATGTGCATCGGGTATCGTTTTTACTGTTCTGTATACTCTGTTTATGAAATGTACTCCTGTGCTGATGGAGAAAACTGGTGTTGAAGGCACTTTTGGTATCTATGCGCTTCTCGTAATTGTCGGTTTggtgattttgtattttatattaaatgaaacTAAAGACAAAACTCTGGTCGATATTGAAAAGGAAatccatagatga
- the LOC112048246 gene encoding facilitated trehalose transporter Tret1-like: protein MPYIMQVYGRKLVHIGLNFFAALGFSLFVLANNVPCLYAARLMQGIPMCEVFISAMMVAEYSHPKRRGYFITIKKCLVAIGSLMCHSLALCWTWKQIATFAIIPNAIAIMFTFIWPESPSYLALIGKYDECEKSHKWLYGDGLKSKRDLEQLVSSQMESRQAMDKNNFNTAVRKLFKKDFVKPFIIVSLLTLITDASGRYYMLAYVVQILTEVTKDKSVALYCTIGSDALTFVALMISCFVIRCCKRRTLLFISGTICASLMCLTSLITFLKSHFDIGGSVYSWLTPLVILLNVFIVNVGVVPVCFAIMCEVLPLEHKGTGTCTTGIVFTLLYALVMKLTPVLMERTGVEGTFGVYALLVVVGLLILYFILNETKDKTLQEIENEMKGVKQSNFNEYYLNEKPLIE from the coding sequence ATGCCGTATATAATGCAAGTTTACGGCCGCAAACTCGTTCACATCGGATTAAATTTCTTTGCTGCTCTCGGGTTTAGTTTGTTTGTGCTTGCAAACAACGTACCCTGTTTATACGCAGCTAGATTGATGCAAGGAATCCCAATGTGTGAAGTGTTCATTTCAGCGATGATGGTTGCAGAATATTCACATCCAAAAAGACGAGGATACTTTATCACAATCAAGAAATGTTTGGTCGCAATAGGATCATTAATGTGTCACTCTTTGGCTTTGTGCTGGACATGGAAACAGATAGCTACTTTTGCGATTATACCAAATGCTATCGCAATCATGTTTACTTTTATATGGCCTGAAAGTCCGTCGTATTTGGCCTTGATTGGAAAGTATGACGAATGTGAAAAATCCCATAAATGGCTTTATGGAGACGGTCTTAAAAGCAAGAGAGATTTAGAGCAATTAGTTTCTTCTCAAATGGAAAGTAGACAAGCAatggataaaaataattttaacactgCGGTCAGAAAACTCTTTAAAAAAGATTTCGTGAAACCATTTATAattgtatctttattaacactTATAACAGATGCAAGTGGTCGATACTATATGTTGGCTTATGTTGTACAAATTTTGACTGAAGTCACTAAAGACAAATCAGTTGCGTTGTATTGTACAATAGGTTCTGATGCTTTAACTTTTGTTGCTTTAATGATATCGTGTTTTGTGATCCGATGTTGTAAGAGACGAACACTACTATTTATATCTGGCACAATATGTGCATCTTTGATGTGTTTGACAAGTTTGATAACATTTTTGAAATCTCATTTTGATATTGGGGGATCTGTCTATTCGTGGTTGACTCCTTTAGTTATTCTATTGaatgtttttattgttaacGTGGGTGTTGTTCCGGTATGTTTTGCGATAATGTGCGAAGTACTTCCCTTAGAGCATAAAGGTACGGGGACATGTACTACGGGAATTGTTTTTACTCTTCTATATGCGCTTGTTATGAAATTAACTCCTGTTTTGATGGAGAGGACAGGCGTTGAAGGCACTTTTGGCGTATATGCACTCCTCGTGGTTGTCGGAttgttgatattatattttatattaaacgaAACTAAGGATAAGACTTTGCAAGAAATAGAAAACGAAATGAAAGGCGTTAAACAGTCCAACTTTAATGAGTATTATTTAAATGAGAAACCATTAATCGAGTAA